The genomic window ATGAATGAGTTAATCACCTGCGGCAATATATTTAATATATCCCCTGCCATCATGCCAACCTGCCCCTTTTCCTTTGCCGCCTCATCCCCTGCCAATCCATGCAGATATACCCCTATCCTTGCGGCATCAATATGGCTGTAACCCTGCGCTATAAAACCGCCTATCATACCGGAAAGAATATCGCCTGTTCCTGCTGTTGCCATGCCGGGATTTCCTGTGGGATTTATGAAAATTCTGCCTGACGGCTCTGCAATGACTGTCCTTGCGCCTTTCAGCGCCACAATAACATTATTCTCTTTAGCGAATCTTGATGCTATACCAATCCTGTCTTCCTGAACATCCTTTACTGTCATACCAACGAGCCTTGCCATCTCTCCGGGATGAGGCGTAATAACAACAGGCGCCTTTGCCTTTTTTAAAATCCTCACATCGCCAGCCAGACAATTTACAGCATCTGCATCAATGACCAAAGGAATTTTAGATTCCGTTATAAGCCTTAAAACAAGCTTCTTCACAGGCTCTGAGACTGTAAGTCCGGGGCCAATAATGACAACCTTTTTATCCCTGATAAATGATATTATACTTCCCAATGCCTCATACCCCAGCACACCAGATGTTGATTCAGGCAATGGATATGTCATAACCTCTGTAAGTTTTTTTGCCATAATTGGATTCAGGCTTTTTGGAATACCCAGAGTAACAAGGCCAGCCCCTGCCCTCATAGCGCCAACAGATGTCATGGCAGCGGCGCCTGTCTTGCCCGTAGAACCGGCCAGAACAAAGACATGGCCAAAAGTCCCTTTATGGCTATTGCCGCGCCTCGGCCTCAAAAGTTTTTTAATGCCTTCAAAATCAAGAAGCTCCCATAGTATCCTCTCGTCTTTTAGCAGTTCTGCCGGCATACCGATGTCAACTGTCTCAACCCTTCCTGCATAATCTGCGCCAGGATATATCAGAAGCCCTATCTTAGAAATTGCCATTGTTGCTGTAATTGTTGCCTTTACACAACTGCCAAGAACCTTGCCATTTGAAGCATCAAGGCCAGATGGAATATCAACTGAAA from Deltaproteobacteria bacterium includes these protein-coding regions:
- a CDS encoding NAD(P)H-hydrate dehydratase, encoding MKIVDAATMRRLDEIAIKKYGIPGLVLMENAGRGVVGIIERDFGGLTGGDKPLPYEGKNVSIFAGKGNNGGDGFVAARHLSNKGFKVVVYLLAKKSDVKGDAKVNMNIWGRMGGEIIEILSMRGIEKYRSNIRHSALIVDAIFGTGLSSPVKGIHQKVIGFINNLNKPVVSVDIPSGLDASNGKVLGSCVKATITATMAISKIGLLIYPGADYAGRVETVDIGMPAELLKDERILWELLDFEGIKKLLRPRRGNSHKGTFGHVFVLAGSTGKTGAAAMTSVGAMRAGAGLVTLGIPKSLNPIMAKKLTEVMTYPLPESTSGVLGYEALGSIISFIRDKKVVIIGPGLTVSEPVKKLVLRLITESKIPLVIDADAVNCLAGDVRILKKAKAPVVITPHPGEMARLVGMTVKDVQEDRIGIASRFAKENNVIVALKGARTVIAEPSGRIFINPTGNPGMATAGTGDILSGMIGGFIAQGYSHIDAARIGVYLHGLAGDEAAKEKGQVGMMAGDILNILPQVINSF